A region of Enoplosus armatus isolate fEnoArm2 chromosome 14, fEnoArm2.hap1, whole genome shotgun sequence DNA encodes the following proteins:
- the LOC139296421 gene encoding peroxiredoxin-6-like: MPGLLLGDVFPDFEAETTTGTIQFHEFLGDSWGILFSHPKDYTPVCTTELGRAARLSGEFSKRDVKMIALSIDLMEDHHGWTKDILAYNCEESPESTLPFPIIADSKRELAVSLGMLDPDMKDSDGMPLTARCVFIIGPDKRLKLSLLYPATTGRNFDEILRVVDSLQITAGKQVATPADWKLGDCVMVPPSMSEEEAASLFPDGIYTKDLPSGKKYLRYTPHP; the protein is encoded by the exons ATGCCGGGACTGCTGCTCGGAGATGTATTTCCGGATTTCGAGGCGGAGACCACCACTGGCACAATTCAATTCCACGAATTTCTCGGTGATTC ATGGGGAATCCTGTTCTCCCACCCCAAAGACTACACCCCTGTGTGCACCACAGAGCTGGGCCGAGCTGCCAGACTGAGCGGCGAGTTCAGCAAGCGCGACGTCAAAATGATCGCCCTGTCCATCGACTTAATGGAGGATCACCACGGCTGGACCAAG GACATCCTGGCATACAACTGTGAGGAGTCTCCTGAATCCACGCTGCCCTTTCCCATCATAGCAGACAGTAAACGGGAGCTGGCAGTGTCCCTGGGCATGCTGGACCCCGATATGAAGGACAGCGATGGCATGCCGCTCACTGCCCGCTGT gtgttcATCATCGGCCCTGACAAAAGGCTGAAACTGTCCCTCCTCTACCCGGCCACCACCGGGCGCAACTTTGATGAGATTTTGCGAGTGGTGGACTCTCTCCAGATCACAGCAGGGAAACAGGTGGCCACACCTGCCGACTGGAAG CTGGGAGACTGTGTGATGGTCCCTCCCAGCATGTCTGAGGAGGAGGCCGCCTCTTTGTTCCCAGACGGCATCTACACCAAAGACCTGCCCTCTGGCAAGAAGTACCTGCGCTACACACCCCATCCATAA